One Rhodobacteraceae bacterium M385 genomic region harbors:
- a CDS encoding TonB-dependent receptor, translated as MSYRMGHVRPGTSTAMAAALTVLAAPGHAQETTPLGRIILGWGTDQVALDTPQAVTVIDQEEIERQQATTIGEFFDGVPGVQAIGSDRVLGQTFNIRGWGEVPAGDEGRVVVLQDGATQYYEQYRMGSFFSDPNLFCNIEVLRGPASATLYGSGAIGGVVRFETCDASDYLTDGQTSQFRFSVGGETNGEGGNVALRYATQVGGDWQVFANLNYREAADYVDGDGNAIEGSAFDATSGLISATYSFDGNRSLRFIYEAWDSDLDNTSYSQTGSDGFGNVDRHTRDQTFSAIYNSAEEFGDLEMTLTYSDADITQENATSTTPSVLFEDSTYGYDTLSLDARVTTDVTWGNIDTTLIYGTTISRQNRVAEAETSTFIDFHPEGTATRIAAFAQAEMDFSNGLTLVPGLRLEYAINEPGADDAAATADSRETVEILSVSPKVAFTYDISDEWGMFGSLSQTERAPNLDELYSYDESDGETAATDLLPETARSVELGFTYSRAGLLNANDAFDARVTAYYSYVENLIERDSTGGTPYNRNIAEAEIYGVELEAAYVSDMWFSNMSLSMIEGRNLTDDEVWSQLPQDTFSVTLGRRHADIGVEYGWTMNAYADIDYADTTSMGVTSDNFYGGYATHDLFASYAPQEGALEGLEFRFGIDNVFDRTYVNALDGDNGRGMTGRLSVARVWNF; from the coding sequence ATGTCATACCGCATGGGACACGTGCGTCCGGGGACGTCTACGGCAATGGCCGCAGCATTGACCGTTTTGGCCGCACCGGGACACGCACAAGAAACGACACCGCTGGGACGAATCATTTTGGGATGGGGCACCGATCAGGTTGCCCTCGACACGCCGCAGGCCGTCACCGTAATCGACCAGGAAGAGATTGAGCGCCAACAAGCCACCACCATCGGCGAGTTCTTTGATGGCGTACCAGGCGTGCAGGCCATCGGGTCAGACCGCGTTCTGGGTCAGACCTTTAACATTCGCGGCTGGGGCGAAGTACCCGCAGGCGATGAAGGCCGTGTTGTCGTGCTACAAGACGGCGCGACGCAATATTACGAACAATACCGCATGGGCTCGTTCTTCTCGGACCCGAACCTCTTCTGCAATATCGAGGTTCTGCGCGGGCCTGCTTCGGCCACGCTCTATGGCTCCGGCGCCATCGGCGGCGTTGTCCGGTTCGAGACCTGCGATGCCTCGGACTACCTGACCGACGGACAAACCAGCCAATTCCGCTTCTCTGTGGGCGGCGAAACCAACGGCGAAGGTGGCAACGTCGCCCTGCGCTACGCCACCCAAGTGGGCGGCGACTGGCAAGTCTTCGCAAACCTCAACTACCGTGAGGCCGCCGATTACGTGGACGGGGATGGCAATGCGATTGAAGGCTCTGCCTTCGATGCCACCTCGGGCCTTATCAGCGCGACTTACAGCTTTGACGGCAACCGCTCCCTCCGCTTCATTTACGAGGCTTGGGACAGCGACCTGGACAACACGTCTTACTCGCAAACCGGCTCGGACGGGTTCGGAAATGTGGATCGGCACACGCGTGACCAGACTTTCTCGGCGATCTACAACTCAGCCGAAGAGTTTGGCGATCTAGAGATGACGTTGACCTATTCCGACGCGGACATCACGCAGGAAAACGCAACCTCAACAACTCCCAGCGTCTTGTTCGAGGATTCCACCTACGGCTATGACACCCTATCGCTCGACGCCCGCGTGACCACGGACGTGACTTGGGGTAACATTGATACGACCTTGATCTACGGCACCACGATCTCGCGTCAGAACCGGGTAGCCGAGGCAGAAACCTCTACCTTCATCGACTTCCACCCTGAAGGTACCGCCACGCGCATTGCCGCCTTCGCCCAAGCCGAGATGGATTTCAGCAATGGCCTGACATTGGTTCCCGGCTTGCGTCTGGAATATGCGATCAACGAACCCGGTGCCGACGATGCCGCCGCCACGGCAGACAGCCGCGAAACTGTGGAAATCCTGTCCGTGTCGCCAAAGGTGGCCTTCACCTACGACATCTCGGATGAATGGGGGATGTTCGGCTCTCTCTCGCAGACGGAACGGGCCCCCAACCTGGATGAGTTGTATTCCTACGACGAATCCGACGGCGAAACTGCCGCCACTGACCTTTTGCCCGAAACGGCGCGGTCGGTGGAATTGGGCTTCACCTACTCCCGTGCCGGATTGTTGAACGCCAACGACGCATTCGACGCCCGCGTCACGGCGTATTACTCCTACGTCGAAAACCTGATCGAGCGTGATAGCACAGGCGGAACGCCCTATAACCGCAACATCGCCGAGGCCGAAATCTACGGGGTGGAACTGGAAGCCGCCTATGTCTCGGACATGTGGTTCAGCAACATGTCCCTCTCCATGATCGAAGGCCGCAACCTGACCGATGATGAGGTCTGGAGCCAGCTTCCCCAAGACACCTTCTCGGTCACCTTGGGCCGCCGCCACGCGGATATCGGGGTGGAATACGGCTGGACGATGAACGCCTACGCCGACATCGACTATGCCGATACCACATCCATGGGCGTGACCTCGGACAACTTCTACGGCGGCTATGCCACCCATGATCTGTTCGCCAGCTATGCCCCCCAAGAGGGCGCGCTGGAGGGGCTGGAATTCCGCTTCGGCATCGACAACGTGTTTGACCGCACCTACGTCAACGCGCTTGACGGTGACAACGGGCGCGGCATGACGGGCCGCCTCTCGGTTGCTCGTGTGTGGAACTTCTGA
- a CDS encoding hemin ABC transporter substrate-binding protein → MSLGPRLSARRLTPGGLAMIMAAGLFAAFLAGPARAQDDAPRVLSVGGSITEIIYALDMAHLLVARDTTSSWPAEVEALPDVGYMRALSPEGVLSVRPDLIIAEEGSGPPETIEVLADAEITFVTVPESFDAAGVRTKILTVAEALGVPEEGIALADQIDAELAAVTQDISGDAPRVMFILSMQGGRVMASGAGTAASGIIAMAGGENAVTAFEGYRPLTDEAVLAAAPDVILMMDRGGDHGADAEGVFAHPALGLTPAADTGSLVQIDGLLLLGFGPRTPEAVHLLAAALGTNGE, encoded by the coding sequence ATGAGCCTTGGACCCCGTCTATCCGCCCGCCGTCTGACACCGGGCGGCCTTGCAATGATCATGGCGGCTGGCCTCTTTGCCGCCTTCCTTGCTGGCCCCGCACGGGCGCAAGACGATGCACCGCGTGTTCTGTCCGTTGGCGGTTCGATCACCGAGATCATCTATGCGCTTGATATGGCGCATCTTCTGGTTGCCCGCGACACGACCTCTAGCTGGCCCGCCGAGGTCGAGGCGCTGCCCGATGTGGGCTACATGCGCGCTCTGTCCCCTGAGGGCGTTCTGTCGGTACGGCCTGATCTTATCATTGCTGAAGAAGGCTCTGGCCCGCCGGAAACGATCGAGGTGCTGGCCGATGCGGAGATCACCTTTGTCACCGTTCCCGAAAGTTTCGATGCGGCAGGCGTACGGACAAAGATCCTGACAGTGGCTGAGGCTTTGGGCGTGCCGGAAGAAGGCATCGCGCTGGCCGATCAGATCGACGCGGAACTGGCCGCCGTCACTCAAGACATCAGTGGCGACGCCCCCCGCGTGATGTTCATCCTGTCGATGCAGGGCGGGCGCGTGATGGCGTCGGGCGCTGGCACGGCGGCGTCGGGGATCATCGCCATGGCTGGCGGAGAAAACGCTGTGACCGCCTTTGAAGGCTACCGCCCCCTGACGGATGAGGCGGTTCTGGCGGCAGCCCCCGATGTGATCTTGATGATGGATCGCGGCGGAGATCACGGTGCCGATGCCGAAGGCGTCTTCGCCCATCCCGCCCTTGGCCTGACACCCGCTGCGGACACTGGCAGCTTGGTACAGATCGACGGCTTGCTTCTGCTTGGCTTTGGCCCGCGCACGCCTGAGGCGGTCCACCTTTTGGCGGCCGCCCTTGGCACCAACGGAGAATAG
- a CDS encoding heme ABC transporter ATP-binding protein, with protein sequence MLTAENIEVTLGSSHVLHGVDMVAQPGQVTAIVGHNGSGKTTLLRAMTQEVPYRGKVRLDGADIAAIKPWELATRRAVLPQASRIAFPFTVLEVVRLGLLAGRDGADKTLPQRALAHVGLAGFEGRFYQELSGGEQQRVQLARVLSQVWEPTQNGKARWLLLDEPVSSLDIGHQLEVMEIARDYARGGGGVIAVMHDLNLTAMFADHMVLLSGGRCLAAGAPAQVMTDVTLSKAYGCALQVNTRPAADATFILPHLAQRAG encoded by the coding sequence ATGCTGACTGCGGAAAACATCGAAGTGACCCTTGGGTCGAGCCACGTGTTGCACGGCGTCGATATGGTCGCGCAACCGGGGCAGGTGACGGCTATTGTCGGCCACAACGGATCGGGAAAAACCACGCTTCTGCGCGCCATGACGCAGGAGGTCCCTTACCGGGGCAAAGTGCGTTTGGACGGGGCAGATATCGCCGCGATCAAGCCGTGGGAACTGGCGACGCGCCGGGCCGTTCTTCCGCAAGCCTCGCGCATCGCGTTTCCGTTCACCGTGTTGGAGGTTGTGCGCCTGGGCCTTTTGGCCGGCCGCGATGGGGCCGACAAAACTCTGCCGCAGAGGGCCTTGGCCCATGTCGGTCTGGCCGGTTTTGAAGGGCGGTTTTACCAAGAGCTGTCGGGCGGAGAGCAGCAGCGCGTGCAATTGGCCCGCGTCTTGTCTCAGGTATGGGAGCCGACCCAGAACGGTAAGGCCCGTTGGCTTTTATTGGATGAGCCTGTTTCCAGCCTTGATATCGGACACCAGCTTGAGGTGATGGAAATCGCCCGCGATTATGCCCGTGGCGGCGGCGGGGTGATCGCCGTCATGCACGACCTGAACCTAACCGCGATGTTTGCTGACCATATGGTGCTTCTATCGGGGGGGCGATGCCTTGCAGCGGGGGCACCGGCACAGGTTATGACGGATGTGACCCTTAGCAAGGCCTACGGCTGCGCGCTACAGGTCAACACACGGCCCGCCGCCGATGCGACGTTTATTCTGCCCCACCTTGCGCAACGCGCGGGCTGA
- a CDS encoding antibiotic biosynthesis monooxygenase — protein sequence MYIAMNRFTVRTANAQAFEDLWLGRESRLPGLDGFVEFHMLKGPVEDDDTVLYASHTVWRDVDAFKAWTKSMAFRDAHKGARQTAKLHEGSPTFEGFETIQHIAAPVS from the coding sequence ATGTATATCGCGATGAACCGCTTTACGGTGAGAACGGCAAACGCGCAGGCGTTTGAAGACCTTTGGCTGGGGCGTGAAAGCCGTTTGCCGGGGTTGGATGGCTTTGTGGAGTTTCACATGCTCAAAGGGCCAGTAGAAGATGACGACACGGTGCTATATGCCTCCCACACGGTGTGGCGGGATGTGGATGCCTTCAAGGCCTGGACGAAAAGCATGGCCTTCCGCGACGCCCACAAGGGGGCCCGCCAGACGGCAAAATTGCACGAAGGAAGCCCCACGTTTGAAGGCTTCGAGACGATCCAGCACATCGCGGCCCCGGTGTCTTAA
- a CDS encoding iron ABC transporter permease — MAELSQSLPLPLAGDREARARACSFLLLALLAVVSLTSLTTGASGISLVEVFGTWTRGESLDRVTRTVLFDIRMPRLIMGILVGAALAVSGAVMQGLFRNPLADPGLVGVGAGAGLGAIVAIVLGGFLPVAIQAAVGFYLVPFAAFFGGWLSTIMLYVVATNRGKTSVAVMLLAGIALGALTGAVSGILVYMADDQQLRDLTFWGLGSLAGATWVKLIVAAPLIVTALAAAPFLARSLNGLALGEAAAAHIGIPVQRMKSIAILTVAAAVGAAVAVSGGIGFIGIVVPHLLRIAVGPDHRFLLPNAALLGASLLIVADMISRTIIAPAELPIGIVTAVIGGPFFLWILLRNRSLLDL; from the coding sequence TTGGCCGAATTATCCCAGAGCCTCCCGTTGCCCCTTGCGGGCGACCGGGAAGCCCGCGCCCGTGCGTGCAGTTTTTTGCTGTTGGCTTTGCTGGCAGTCGTCAGTCTGACGAGCCTGACCACGGGCGCATCGGGTATTTCGCTGGTGGAAGTTTTCGGCACATGGACGCGGGGCGAAAGCCTAGACCGGGTGACACGCACGGTTTTGTTCGACATTCGCATGCCGCGCTTGATTATGGGCATCCTTGTGGGCGCGGCCTTGGCCGTGTCTGGCGCTGTCATGCAGGGGTTGTTCCGCAACCCTTTGGCTGATCCCGGCCTGGTGGGGGTTGGCGCGGGGGCAGGGCTCGGCGCGATTGTCGCCATTGTTCTGGGCGGCTTCCTGCCCGTGGCGATACAGGCGGCGGTAGGTTTCTACCTTGTGCCCTTCGCGGCGTTCTTTGGGGGCTGGCTCAGCACGATCATGCTTTATGTAGTGGCCACCAACCGAGGCAAAACATCGGTCGCGGTGATGCTTTTGGCGGGCATCGCCTTGGGGGCTCTGACCGGGGCCGTGTCGGGCATTCTGGTTTATATGGCAGACGATCAACAGCTACGGGATTTGACGTTCTGGGGTTTGGGATCACTGGCGGGGGCCACTTGGGTGAAGCTGATCGTAGCGGCCCCATTGATTGTCACAGCCCTTGCAGCGGCTCCGTTCCTGGCGCGCAGCCTTAACGGCTTGGCATTGGGAGAGGCCGCCGCCGCCCATATCGGCATCCCGGTGCAGAGGATGAAATCCATCGCGATCCTGACCGTTGCCGCCGCCGTGGGCGCGGCTGTAGCCGTGTCGGGCGGCATCGGGTTCATTGGCATCGTGGTGCCGCATTTGCTGCGTATCGCCGTGGGGCCGGATCATCGATTCCTTCTGCCCAATGCGGCGCTCTTGGGGGCCTCTCTTCTGATCGTGGCGGATATGATCTCTCGGACCATCATTGCGCCCGCGGAACTGCCTATCGGGATCGTCACCGCCGTGATCGGCGGGCCGTTCTTCTTGTGGATTTTGCTGCGAAATCGTTCACTTCTGGACCTGTGA
- a CDS encoding hemin-degrading factor, translated as MGADTPIQADAIRAAITDNPKTRARDLADKLGVPEGALVAAQVGFGAVPLVADPTQLIPAICTLGEVMALTRNESAVHEKVGIYENFRAGEHASSVIAADIDLRIFSRHWVHAFAVEKEVDGTIRRSIQVFDAAGDAVHKVFLREKSNIAMWNLMLRDLEGPEAEPIFEDRAPVEAAKGDAEKVDTLRQEWDRMTDTHQFMRLTSKLKMNRLGAYRMVGEPYVVALDPSAVNHALQAMSEGSLSVMVFVGNKGCIQIHSGPINKLVPMGPWQNVMDPGFNLHLRADHVAEVWLVTKPTKRGPAISIEAFDARGMLILQCFPLRNKDGEDHVAAFSALTDTLPRLGQAEEVA; from the coding sequence ATGGGCGCAGATACCCCTATTCAAGCCGACGCGATTCGCGCGGCGATCACCGACAACCCCAAGACCCGCGCCCGCGATTTGGCCGATAAACTTGGCGTGCCAGAAGGTGCCTTGGTTGCCGCACAGGTGGGCTTCGGCGCGGTGCCACTGGTCGCGGACCCCACACAGTTGATCCCGGCGATCTGCACCTTGGGAGAGGTCATGGCCCTGACCCGCAATGAGAGCGCGGTGCACGAAAAGGTCGGCATCTACGAGAATTTCCGGGCCGGCGAGCACGCCTCTAGTGTTATTGCTGCCGACATCGACCTGCGCATCTTCTCGCGCCATTGGGTTCATGCCTTCGCGGTCGAGAAGGAAGTAGACGGCACGATCCGCCGATCTATCCAAGTCTTCGACGCGGCCGGCGATGCGGTTCACAAGGTGTTCCTGCGGGAGAAGTCCAACATTGCGATGTGGAACCTGATGCTGCGCGATCTGGAGGGCCCCGAGGCCGAACCGATCTTTGAAGATCGCGCCCCGGTGGAGGCGGCCAAAGGCGATGCCGAGAAGGTAGATACCCTGCGGCAGGAGTGGGATCGGATGACCGATACGCACCAGTTCATGCGGCTGACCTCGAAGCTGAAGATGAACCGTCTGGGGGCTTACCGCATGGTGGGGGAGCCCTATGTCGTGGCGCTTGATCCATCGGCAGTGAACCATGCGCTTCAGGCAATGTCCGAGGGGTCGCTGTCGGTGATGGTCTTTGTGGGCAACAAGGGATGTATCCAGATCCACTCGGGCCCGATCAACAAATTGGTGCCGATGGGCCCGTGGCAAAACGTGATGGACCCCGGTTTCAACCTGCACTTGCGGGCCGATCATGTGGCCGAGGTCTGGCTAGTTACCAAGCCCACCAAACGCGGCCCGGCGATTTCAATCGAGGCATTTGACGCGCGCGGCATGTTGATCCTGCAATGCTTCCCCCTGCGCAACAAAGATGGCGAAGATCACGTGGCGGCGTTCAGTGCGCTAACAGATACCTTGCCGCGCCTTGGTCAGGCGGAGGAGGTGGCATGA